In a genomic window of Brettanomyces nanus chromosome 1, complete sequence:
- a CDS encoding uncharacterized protein (BUSCO:EOG09340NGV), translated as MTDRRLSRANWSTKTKDSVHTNPPYRQFLSVPGQDVIEEEKEDEENVIEESYKPQPRPPKQHPPLETPPQKPQKLSSASRTRRVTISKPHRVDNSGHNRRFSVRIPRPDIAVLGNVPALPKEAATMVNKEQIVHLPQQSLKETLLSSSYDPTTYLHTHLQDADAEKIEVVTTQLADLSLSNNYDVKHTITQSLNSVLAVSDAVSATEEMLQGLKKTVSSLNDVMYQQLEDANANGEQYGQQLRQQQPESARSVPDKRRSVMILEKRWASNLNALFKEVDGAQQFVSAIPGRHVMAQSKRWGELNALTWKPIRPAHLIILNDYLLVATRKRIEDKKRTVATGCWPMREVTLVEPQNGNSSASGGDDQFTLAFKTRNASLLFQTDSQNEYNKVKVAFKKAKAECTRNSEMDGARNRSKNLRSSMSRLSSDHMNGNSEVLHDLSSQLAHRRARSRDSKQKSTTDRLNSIDENLTNVEICLGHQRFEESVDLINRLKELLGAMETRLREAYGSGLKVSQSDSQLSILIKLKQLKLQELTDELVKTLSWEICDFYSSNQDIVQILDLFRLLGLESKGRSVLLDAKTAQLEELVTSVRFEGDLKNYLLQASILYFNSIRQTYILYEQCFPQTKDKTFVIEWANERVSSYNKIFHRQLIDYQRGSEVYDSCERIAREQSQPLKQMGLNVDYLFGF; from the coding sequence ATGACTGATCGCCGTTTAAGTAGAGCCAATTGGTCTACCAAAACCAAGGACTCTGTTCACACTAATCCTCCTTACCGTCAATTTCTCAGTGTTCCCGGACAAGATGtcattgaagaggagaaagaggatgaagagaatgtCATCGAAGAATCATACAAGCCACAACCACGGCCTCCCAAACAACATCCCCCATTGGAAACCCCCCCACAAAAGCCTCAAAAATTATCGTCGGCAAGTCGCACACGTCGTGTAACGATATCTAAGCCTCACCGTGTCGATAACTCTGGCCATAATAGACGGTTCTCCGTTCGAATTCCTCGGCCGGACATTGCGGTGCTTGGCAATGTACCTGCGTTGCCAAAGGAGGCCGCTACGATGGTGAACAAAGAGCAAATAGTTCATTTGCCTCAGCAGTCTCTCAAGGAGACACTACTTTCCTCTAGCTACGACCCTACAACATACCTTCACactcatcttcaagatgcAGACGCCGAAAAGATCGAAGTAGTCACCACCCAACTTGCTGATTTAAGTCTGTCCAATAATTACGATGTGAAGCACACGATAACGCAATCCTTAAACAGTGTTTTAGCTGTTAGCGATGCTGTTTCAGCCACTGAAGAGATGCTTCAAGGTCTTAAAAAGACAGTTAGTTCATTGAACGATGTGATGTATCAACAATTGGAAGATGCAAATGCTAATGGTGAGCAGTATGGACAGCAACTACGACAACAGCAGCCAGAATCGGCTCGATCGGTTCCCGATAAACGCCGTAGTGTGATgattttggagaagaggTGGGCTAGTAACCTCAATGCGTTGTTTAAAGAGGTCGATGGAGCTCAACAATTTGTCTCTGCAATTCCAGGACGTCATGTAATGGCACAGAGTAAACGTTGGGGAGAGCTCAATGCACTCACATGGAAACCAATTCGTCCTGCACACCTTATTATTCTCAATGACTATTTATTAGTAGCCACCAGGAAGAGAATAGAAGATAAGAAAAGGACAGTAGCGACTGGATGTTGGCCCATGAGAGAGGTTACATTAGTGGAGCCTCAAAATGGCAATTCTAGCGCTTCTGGTGGAGATGATCAGTTTACATTAGCATTCAAAACTCGAAATGCATCACTGTTGTTTCAGACAGACAGCCAGAACGAATACAATAAAGTGAAAGTTGCCTTCAAGAAGGCGAAGGCAGAATGTACAAGAAATAGTGAGATGGATGGAGCCAGAAATAGAAGCAAGAATCTTCGTAGTTCCATGAGCAGGCTTTCCTCGGATCATATGAATGGTAATTCGGAGGTATTGCACGATTTGTCATCACAACTAGCTCATAGACGGGCACGATCACGGGATAGTAAACAGAAATCGACTACGGATCGTTTGAATAGCATTGATGAGAACCTGACAAATGTAGAGATCTGTTTGGGACATCAGAGGTTTGAAGAGAGTGTTGACCTAATCAACAGATTGAAAGAGCTGCTTGGAGCTATGGAGACTAGGTTGAGGGAGGCCTATGGAAGTGGGTTGAAAGTGTCACAGTCGGATTCTCAACTCTCGATCTTGATCAAACTCAAGCAGCTTAAGTTGCAGGAGTTGACGGATGAATTAGTAAAGACGTTATCGTGGGAGATATGCGATTTCTATAGTTCAAACCAGGATATTGTTCAAATACTGGATCTATTCAGACTGTTGGGACTTGAAtccaaaggaagaagtgTGCTGTTAGACGCGAAAACTGCACAGTTGGAAGAATTAGTGACAAGTGTAAGGTTTGAAGGTGATTTAAAAAACTACCTGCTTCAGGCATCGATCCTCTATTTCAATTCGATCCGCCAGACTTACATATTGTATGAGCAATGCTTCCCTCAGACCAAGGATAAAACTTTTGTCATTGAATGGGCTAATGAACGAGTCAGCAGCTACAATAAGATTTTCCATCGTCAGTTGATAGACTACCAGAGGGGAAGCGAGGTGTATGACAGTTGCGAACGCATAGCAAGAGAACAGTCCCAACCTTTGAAGCAAATGGGACTGAACGTGGACTACCTATTCGGCTTTTAA
- a CDS encoding uncharacterized protein (BUSCO:EOG093405YX) encodes MHFPLIGSVAHPVSTRELLSRLEQLYNELSSMDQDSSEVKSLNKVKDQLVDHKLLRHSNHGVQSYVACCLSDILRLYAPDAPYNATQLSDIFKLFFRQLKHLAQTDSGFYHLHVYLITRMVEVKAAVLLTDLPDASKLTQNLFGLVYSLVDHKLDAEIGTLLLELLTEVIGESSKLPEKVMKLILNRFLQHKKMRQNSKGSSFGTIPSFTFTVQLCKLNSDRMARLVTLFFSEMVFEVARYAKVIEDDDTSNEDEVLGDFMQLTKIHLIIVELWRYVPEILASLLGLLDNEFEADDQRIRVLATQTVGEMLSYANSSLNFIREHPESYSAWIKKPLDRSTLVRIAWIRATTGIIEARTDIASDLRDGLLKTLLDSDERVRLVTVTEFARLDSAIFLQRAVTDTSMDTLKQLMREKHPEIRNAAISLLSVTFNNVFGKPLNSLVDFVPDEIMKLVYINDRDVNAQVDLSLFGKIFPLDEADSIVRVNRLLTVLQNLSEKGKSAFLAIVKRQFQLSTTFSRLIQTAEEDNLNDDKLVKASDWLAAEFPENYNASESICSFFRSQDRRMFRLIRLALSFTTEYATLQDTIEEIQSKQSSPVIHLLLLRSCNFLYNKSNISEILQIGRSTSSNLQCTAIDVLDSISTLAPSVLKANINQLTEECISGRVSSPSTLITINNFIKKFPQLITELSFFDSLVHLAIGGTPEEAKYSVRILANSRASLKESYLQDVLDGCWPVDEASALLNTHLSALVELFMVDMILMEPETKELSNFLATRVLLKNMGGVDDDIMCSSKLFALRIFTNWLRAVQHDSESDLGAVSDPIFKLLKSIIFNGGEIVSQNDPTYPTPRPIKEKLRLEAGIRLLKLAQCAAYDSKMDQQTVSDLIFLIQDEDEQVRVRFVRKLVKRLTANTIPGRFVPLVFFIAHEPNKELKEETSTWIRASYSRQLKHSPNSLLFETSYVRLLHMISHHQEVCELYTEYTNAEGDAADNFFASLTAFCLDYIVFCLQLIANQDNISLLFYLTQRMKQYKNIEAESSSEKLYFMSDLAQLVIKRIAENRLWNISTWPGKFALPSDLYTKNRDKESLKDIVATSYIPDKYFKKAVELVRVKCRHLSSTKRPLAISSAARKTRRILEEKNLVSKQAVWQNGPKPLPSEHPTRKSAISRRTVDYEENE; translated from the coding sequence ATGCATTTCCCTCTTATCGGCAGCGTTGCTCATCCGGTTTCCACCAGGGAACTTCTTTCTCGATTGGAGCAGCTATATAATGAGCTTTCGTCAATGGATCAAGATTCATCTGAAGTCAAGTCCCTCAATAAAGTGAAAGATCAGTTGGTTGACCACAAATTATTACGCCACTCTAACCACGGAGTTCAGAGCTATGTTGCCTGCTGTTTATCTGATATTCTTCGACTTTATGCCCCTGATGCTCCATATAATGCAACACAACTATCGGATATATTCAAGCTATTCTTTCGTCAGTTGAAGCATCTTGCACAGACTGATAGTGGTTTCTATCATCTACACGTGTATCTTATTACACGAATGGTTGAAGTTAAAGCTGCAGTTCTTCTGACGGATCTACCTGATGCCAGTAAACTAACACAAAATCTGTTTGGCTTGGTTTACTCCCTCGTTGACCATAAACTTGATGCTGAAATTGGGACCTTATTATTAGAATTATTGACAGAGGTGATTGGAGAGTCCAGCAAATTGCCcgagaaggtgatgaagttgatacTGAATCGATTTTTGCAACACAAGAAGATGCGTCAGAATAGTAAGGGCTCTTCTTTTGGTACTATTCCCAGTTTCACCTTTACGGTACAACTCTGCAAGCTCAATTCGGACAGGATGGCACGTTTGGTGACTCTGTTCTTTAGTGAAATGGTTTTTGAGGTTGCCAGGTACGCTAAAGTGATCGAAGATGACGATACCAGTAATGAGGATGAGGTTCTGGGTGACTTCATGCAGCTTACAAAGATTCACCTGATTATCGTTGAGCTCTGGAGGTATGTTCCAGAGATTCTCGCCTCTCTCCTGGGTCTTTTGGACAACGAGTTTGAAGCTGATGATCAGCGAATTAGAGTGCTGGCCACCCAGACTGTGGGCGAGATGCTTTCCTATGCTAATTCGTCTCTTAATTTCATTAGAGAGCACCCTGAATCGTATTCTGCATGGATCAAAAAGCCCTTGGATAGATCTACATTGGTGAGAATTGCATGGATCAGAGCTACTACTGGTATTATTGAGGCTAGAACGGATATTGCTTCGGATTTGCGTGATGGTTTGCTCAAAACTTTGCTTGACTCTGATGAAAGAGTGCGATTGGTTACAGTAACCGAATTTGCCCGTCTTGACAGTGCTATATTTCTCCAACGTGCGGTCACGGATACTAGTATGGATACTTTGAAACAATTAATGAGAGAGAAGCATCCGGAGATTCGTAATGCTGCCATATCCTTACTTTCAGTTACCTTCAACAATGTGTTCGGTAAACCATTGAACTCATTGGTCGATTTTGTTCCTGATGAAATCATGAAGTTGGTGTATATCAACGATCGTGACGTTAATGCCCAAGTTGATCTGTCCCTTTTCGGTAAGATTTTTCCCTTAGATGAGGCTGATAGTATAGTGAGAGTCAATAGATTGCTCACAGTTCTTCAGAACCTTTCTGAAAAGGGTAAGAGCGCCTTTTTGGCCATAGTGAAAAGGCAGTTTCAACTTTCTACAACGTTTTCAAGGCTTATACAAACTGCAGAGGAAGATAACCTCAATGATGATAAACTTGTAAAGGCTTCTGATTGGCTCGCTGCAGAATTTCCTGAAAATTACAATGCTTCAGAATCTATCTGCAGCTTTTTCAGGTCACAAGATCGCCGTATGTTTCGTCTAATTCGCTTGGCTTTGTCGTTCACCACCGAATACGCTACTCTCCAGGACACTATCGAAGAAATCCAGTCAAAGCAGTCTTCTCCCgtgattcatcttcttcttctccggAGCTGCAACTTTCTCTACAATAAGAGCAATATTTCAGAAATACTCCAAATTGGTCGCAGTACCTCTAGCAATCTTCAGTGCACGGCTATTGATGTTTTGGATAGTATATCGACGCTTGCACCCTCTGTTCTTAAAGCCAATATTAATCAGTTGACAGAAGAGTGCATTTCTGGACGTGTTTCATCGCCCTCTACACTCATTACgatcaacaacttcattAAAAAATTCCCTCAACTCATCACTGAGCTGTCTTTCTTTGACAGCTTGGTTCATTTGGCCATAGGAGGGACACCAGAGGAAGCCAAGTACTCTGTACGAATTTTAGCCAACTCTCgtgcttctttgaaagaatcatATTTACAGGATGTCCTAGATGGATGCTGGCCCGTTGATGAGGCCTCTGCCCTTCTGAACACACATTTATCAGCGTTAGTTGAGCTTTTTATGGTGGATATGATATTGATGGAGCCTGAAACAAAAGAACTAAGTAACTTCCTAGCTACAAGAGTTCTACTAAAAAATATGGGTGGTGTGGATGATGACATCATGTGTTCCTCAAAACTTTTCGCCTTAAGGATATTCACCAACTGGCTTAGAGCTGTTCAGCACGATTCTGAGAGCGATCTAGGTGCTGTTTCAGATCCTATTTTTAAGCTTCTCAAATCGATTATATTTAATGGAGGAGAAATCGTGTCTCAGAATGACCCCACTTATCCTACTCCTCGGCCTATCAAGGAAAAGCTTCGACTCGAAGCAGGTATTAGACTGCTCAAGCTTGCACAGTGTGCTGCCTATGATTCCAAAATGGACCAACAGACTGTAAGTGACCTCATATTTCTCATCCAGGATGAGGACGAGCAAGTGAGGGTACGGTTTGTACGTAAGCTTGTTAAAAGGCTTACTGCAAACACCATTCCTGGAAGATTTGTTCCCCTCGTTTTCTTTATAGCCCATGAGCCCAATAAAGAACTAAAAGAGGAGACTTCTACTTGGATTAGGGCTTCTTATAGCCGTCAGTTGAAACATTCACCCAATAGTCTACTGTTTGAGACTTCTTATGTTCGATTATTGCACATGATATCGCATCATCAAGAGGTTTGTGAGCTTTATACGGAGTACACAAATGCTGAAGGTGATGCAGCCGATAACTTTTTCGCAAGCCTTACTGCTTTTTGCCTTGATTATATTGTGTTCTGCCTTCAACTTATTGCCAATCAGGATAATATCTCATTGTTGTTTTATCTCACTCAAAGAATGAAGCAATataagaatattgaagCTGAGTCGTCTTCGGAAAAACTCTACTTTATGTCTGATCTCGCCCAATTGGTCATCAAACGTATTGCAGAGAACCGATTGTGGAATATATCCACGTGGCCCGGAAAATTTGCGCTTCCCTCAGATCTATACACAAAGAACAGAGACAAGGAGTCACTAAAAGACATCGTGGCTACTTCTTATATTCCTGACAAGTACTTCAAAAAGGCTGTTGAGCTGGTCAGAGTTAAATGTAGACACTTGTCATCCACAAAACGCCCGCTAGCGATTTCTTCAGCTGCAAGAAAGACACGTCGAATCttagaagaaaagaatttAGTTTCTAAACAAGCTGTATGGCAAAATGGTCCAAAGCCTCTGCCTTCAGAACATCCAACAAGGAAAAGCGCCATTTCCAGAAGAACAGTCGATTATGAGGagaatgaatga
- a CDS encoding uncharacterized protein (EggNog:ENOG41) — MDPLLVFFLFDLLLVFTTSLFRERQRTIFVMPSNLFEDAGFAARRRLRSRTSSEPPAKGSESTRLKGEFEEPPLAKPFNGGATGQPLEEPPTLAAKRELGTGGKKCRLSDNQREAVVVEEQKRSQREQRYLKGLNTLSSEPITSPSELRTLTKQTDVEESSDIEEYDHPAPKRVKKLILKASPTKSSHKNGNINFAQNRKTPEVEIPVSETDADGAAVNNEDFCASCSLPGSFICCESCPRSFHFHCLNPPMDPQHLPDQWFCNDCLKKQLTESESFPPKHSKNVGIFGRMLDDLEYINPSAFRLPRDISEAFEGAAQDKFGDYLDDSLKPLKTYRQIVKDMEDPLHGVYDKEGNPYFCYKCGGSGLNNRELIKCDYCSLCWHLDCLDPPLTSVKQLGEKWMCPNHAEHVVNPALKLRGQPDIELSATRGISLPADANIEINNVEDAPEGGAVGIRYIYDEEEARKQFEENPLYKYQDSKTRNGFKYLLTEPMSEYAEHMKLGNVTYRLKEEGIILDFIKGAKIQKVNETQQRNKENLVAYGKLEPRLREYLWSLSQLSKKDLVSQQQKQINFDHLLALADTDYKIESGKLDKKELRELMIVKKLIEKKGQDKMMQFLKQ; from the coding sequence ATGGATCCGCTTCTagtctttttcttgtttgATCTATTACTTGTTTTCACCACTTCTCTCTTTCGTGAAAGACAGAGAACGATATTTGTGATGCCTTCTAATTTATTCGAAGATGCCGGTTTTGCAGCCCGGAGACGACTGCGGTCTAGAACATCGAGTGAACCTCCTGCCAAGGGCAGCGAATCCACTCGGTTGAAAGGAGAGTTTGAAGAACCTCCTTTAGCTAAGCCTTTTAACGGCGGTGCCACGGGGCAACCTTTAGAGGAACCCCCAACTTTAGCTGCCAAACGTGAACTTGGAACTGGTGGTAAGAAGTGCCGACTCTCTGATAACCAAAGAGAGGCTGTCGTGGtggaagaacaaaaaagaagtcaGCGTGAGCAAAGATACTTGAAGGGGCTTAATACTCTGTCTTCTGAGCCAATTACCAGTCCGAGTGAGCTACGAACGCTTACGAAGCAAACGGACGTTGAGGAGTCTTcagatattgaagaatatgatcACCCGGCACCTAAAAGAGTGAAAAAGTTGATTTTAAAAGCTTCTCCCACCAAAAGCAGTCATAAAAACGGAAACATTAACTTTGCACAGAATCGAAAGACGCCAGAGGTGGAGATCCCTGTTTCTGAGACGGATGCAGATGGTGCCGCTGTGAATAATGAGGACTTCTGTGCTTCTTGTAGTCTTCCAGGCTCGTTTATTTGCTGCGAAAGCTGCCCTAGATCGTTCCACTTCCATTGTCTTAATCCACCTATGGATCCCCAGCATCTTCCAGATCAATGGTTTTGCAATGATTGCCTCAAAAAGCAGCTGACGGAAAGTGAAAGCTTCCCTCCGAAACACAGCAAAAACGTAGGAATATTTGGTAGAATGCTTGATGATCTGGAGTACATCAACCCTTCGGCTTTTAGGCTTCCTAGAGATATTTCAGAGGCCTTTGAGGGAGCCGCCCAAGATAAATTTGGTGATTATTTGGATGACTCGCTGAAACCCCTGAAAACTTACAGACAAATAGTGAAGGATATGGAAGATCCTCTTCATGGAGTATACGACAAGGAAGGAAATCCGTACTTCTGTTATAAATGCGGAGGATCGGGACTAAATAACAGGGAACTTATCAAATGTGATTACTGCTCGCTGTGCTGGCACTTAGACTGTCTAGATCCACCTTTGACCTCTGTTAAACAACTTGGAGAGAAGTGGATGTGTCCCAATCATGCCGAACACGTTGTAAATCCCGCACTGAAACTTAGAGGACAACCTGATATAGAACTAAGTGCCACTAGAGGCATATCACTTCCCGCAGATGCTAATATTGAGATCAATAACGTTGAAGATGCACCAGAAGGAGGTGCCGTTGGTATTAGATACATCTAtgacgaggaagaagccAGAAAACAGTTCGAAGAGAATCCTCTTTATAAATACCAGGATTCCAAGACCCGAAATGGATTCAAATATCTGCTGACAGAACCGATGTCAGAATATGCAGAACATATGAAGTTGGGTAATGTGACTTAcagattgaaagaagaaggtattATACTCGATTTTATTAAGGGGGCTAAGATACAGAAGGTGAACGAGACAcagcaaagaaacaaagagaaTTTGGTGGCATATGGGAAGCTCGAACCCAGGTTAAGAGAGTATCTATGGAGTCTTAGCCAGCTTAGTAAGAAAGATTTGGTTAGTCAGCAGCAAAAGCAAATTAATTTCGACCATCTGTTAGCGTTGGCGGATACGGACTATAAAATTGAGAGCGGGAAATTGGACAAAAAAGAGCTAAGAGAGTTGATGATcgtgaagaagttgatcgaAAAGAAAGGTCAAGATAAGATGATGCAGTTTCTAAAGCAATAA
- a CDS encoding uncharacterized protein (BUSCO:EOG09341TWE~MEROPS:MER0011829), with protein MLFCRLFSTSSASHLIDKSKFIPHSGFYPKGYKVGALASGVKKAGALDLAMVVSETAASAAACFTTNKFKAAPVLVDKATLQANNNAGIRAIVANSGCANSVTGEGGLQDACKMISMVDDSIGVHNSSKNHSSLVMSTGVIGQRLSMNKILPAIKELAQGDHLGSDHVHWITCAKGIMTTDTFPKLVSKRFTMGGIEYSLAGLAKGAGMICPNMATLLGFFVTDAPVEPSALQEILSHAVSKSFNCISVDGDMSTNDTITALANGAAGGELITKLHPNYNILEHEVTEFAKQLAQLVVHDGEGSTKFITLRIKDALTYEDAKKVASSISNSPLFKTAMYGEDANWGRILCATGYAGAEVNPMKTNVSFIPTDGSEELKLLVNGEPQNVDEDRASVLLKREELEVMVDLGTGGGESCEFWTCDLSHDYVKINGDYRS; from the coding sequence ATGCTTTTTTGTCGTCTATTTTCAACTAGTTCGGCTAGCCATCTTATCGACAAGTCCAAATTCATCCCTCATTCCGGCTTCTACCCCAAAGGCTATAAAGTGGGGGCTCTTGCTTCTGGTGTCAAGAAAGCAGGGGCTTTGGACCTTGCCATGGTTGTTTCAGAAACTGCTGCCTCTGCCGCTGCTTGTTTTACAACAAATAAGTTTAAGGCTGCTCCTGTTTTGGTTGATAAGGCCACTCTACAGGCCAATAATAATGCAGGTATTAGAGCCATCGTCGCAAACAGTGGCTGTGCTAATTCTGTCACCGGTGAAGGAGGTTTACAGGATGCTTGTAAGATGATCTCCATGGTGGATGATTCAATTGGAGTCCATAACTCTTCCAAAAATCATTCTTCGTTGGTGATGTCTACCGGGGTCATAGGCCAGAGGTTATCCATGAATAAGATCCTTCCAGCCATCAAAGAGTTGGCGCAGGGAGATCATCTAGGATCAGATCACGTGCATTGGATAACGTGCGCAAAAGGGATTATGACTACTGATACTTTTCCCAAGCTAGTTTCGAAGAGGTTTACCATGGGGGGTATAGAGTATTCTTTGGCAGGTTTGGCCAAAGGAGCAGGAATGATTTGTCCAAATATGGCTACATTGTTGGGATTTTTTGTCACTGATGCCCCAGTGGAGCCTTCTGCTTTACAAGAAATCCTTTCGCATGCTGTCAGTAAATCATTTAACTGTATTTCTGTGGATGGAGATATGTCTACAAATGATACAATTACTGCTTTGGCAAACGGTGCCGCTGGAGGAGAGTTAATCACTAAGTTACATCCTAACTACAATATTTTAGAGCATGAAGTAACTGAATTTGCCAAACAATTGGCTCAGTTAGTGGTCCATGATGGTGAAGGATCGACCAAGTTTATCACTTTGAGGATTAAGGACGCTCTCACGTATGAAGATGCTAAGAAAGTGGCTAGTTCCATATCCAATTCACCCCTTTTTAAGACGGCCATGTATGGAGAAGATGCTAATTGGGGAAGAATTCTCTGTGCTACAGGATATGCAGGTGCGGAGGTGAATCCTATGAAAACCAACGTATCTTTCATTCCTACGGATGGTtctgaagagttgaaattgCTAGTCAATGGGGAGCCCCAGAACGTAGATGAGGATAGAGCCTCTGTATTGTTGAAGAgggaagaacttgaagtgATGGTTGATCTTGGAACAGGAGGAGGAGAGTCTTGTGAGTTCTGGACATGTGATTTAAGCCATGACTATGTCAAGATTAACGGTGATTACCGGTCATAG
- a CDS encoding uncharacterized protein (BUSCO:EOG09340VSW) — protein sequence MFNGQGQWGPVGSQGSPNLQQQQQQRSQQAQQQAQQLAQQQGISQGQQNPQHSGKAPQAGGSTRSSLTPQQIIQGLMRLDPQQRNTIIQKNPQMQLFLQQYEQHRKLALQQAQRNNEGRQNAGNQSSQQYNSFANPIQRRGRPSQQAQLAEQAHIQMNSRRMMAQTAQDSHASMVQNIVTHGSSLGAVSRGGSAGVDAAVATPDVSSVPGTASSVAPAASGMGSSAAPQLPPALPLKDVHHWSRLLSQHNRNVPSSLKIYEEILERDSQFENRLRQEQKKPFDADMAQRMVRDLKFYQQIRDSRLKAINLRPELNKVTNRLWGEGYAGYGNGFTNSRTEIILPDHRKKGSVAKDIYISPEKITEQAITTEELVPIRLEFDQDRDGFQLSDTFLWNLNEKCISLESFATTLMADYQFPVERASQFKEKIVSSIKEQLDEYHPMIYKEQESSKFSDLRFPISLDITIANNQLVDRFDWDIMNPDNDPEEFAEVLCAEMSLPGEFVTAVAHSIREQCQTYIRSLFLIGYRFDGSAVTGDELKEFVKPSLDAHNIVRPRYLLSDYTTSLQELSYDNVEKLKKERERESRRKKRGQMRIGRRGGLVLPDLHDLPKTFRTPVPNSVLPGGVDLGHPTDSYLEYPISIEIPQRQLKALDEYKKEQARLKEQERLEQLELHKRREMERVQGQQLIQRARVKMRLPEGLQSKVTYRNEYEKAFVVKIRFV from the coding sequence ATGTTCAATGGACAGGGACAATGGGGTCCCGTGGGATCTCAGGGTAGTCCTAAtttgcagcagcagcagcaacaacgATCACAACAGGCTCAGCAACAGGCTCAGCAGCTAGCTCAGCAGCAGGGAATTAGTCAAGGACAGCAAAACCCACAACATTCCGGGAAGGCCCCACAAGCTGGTGGATCCACTAGATCTTCCTTAACACCTCAGCAGATCATTCAGGGGCTCATGCGACTCGATCCACAGCAGAGAAACACTATTATTCAGAAGAATCCTCAGATGCAGTTGTTTTTACAGCAATACGAACAGCATAGAAAACTTGCACTGCAACAGgctcaaagaaacaatgaAGGACGACAGAATGCTGGAAATCAGTCATCTCAGCAGTATAATTCATTCGCCAATCCTATTCAACGACGCGGACGCCCTTCTCAACAAGCTCAACTGGCTGAACAGGCCCATATACAGATGAATTCACGTCGAATGATGGCTCAGACTGCTCAAGATAGTCATGCTTCGATGGTACAGAATATTGTTACGCATGGTTCTTCTTTAGGTGCTGTTTCGCGTGGTGGCTCCGCAGGCGTCGACGCCGCAGTTGCTACACCAGATGTCTCTTCGGTGCCAGGCACTGCATCTTCTGTGGCTCCGGCGGCTTCAGGGATGGGGTCTTCGGCGGCCCCTCAACTACCACCAGCGCTTCCTCTGAAAGATGTTCATCATTGGTCACGTCTTCTCTCTCAGCATAATCGTAATGTACCGTCCTCACTTAAAATCTATGAAGAAATACTAGAAAGAGACTCTCAATTTGAAAACAGGCTTAGACAGGAGCAGAAAAAGCCGTTTGATGCAGATATGGCTCAAAGAATGGTTCGAGATTTGAAGTTCTATCAGCAAATTAGAGATTCACGGCTTAAGGCCATTAATCTACGTCCAGAACTGAATAAGGTTACCAATAGACTCTGGGGAGAAGGCTATGCGGGCTATGGTAATGGTTTTACCAACAGTCGGACGGAAATTATATTACCAGACCATCGTAAGAAGGGAAGTGTAGCTAAAGACATTTACATTTCCCCAGAAAAGATCACCGAGCAGGCTATAACGACGGAAGAGTTGGTACCCATTCGACTTGAGTTCGACCAGGATAGGGACGGATTTCAGCTGAGTGACACATTCCTATGGAATCTAAATGAGAAATGTATCTCTCTTGAAAGTTTTGCGACAACTCTTATGGCGGACTATCAGTTTCCAGTAGAAAGAGCATCACAATTCAAGGAGAAAATCGTCAGTAGTATCAAGGAACAGCTTGATGAGTATCATCCTATGATCTATAAAGAACAGGAGAGCTCCAAGTTTTCGGATCTGAGATTCCCTATATCTCTCGATATCACTATAGCGAACAATCAACTTGTAGATAGATTTGACTGGGATATCATGAATCCAGATAACGATCCGGAGGAGTTTGCAGAGGTTTTGTGTGCAGAAATGTCATTGCCAGGAGAATTTGTCACGGCAGTAGCACATTCTATAAGAGAACAATGCCAAACGTATATCCGATCATTGTTTTTAATTGGATATCGGTTTGATGGTTCCGCCGTGACAGGAGATGAGCTGAAGGAATTTGTAAAGCCAAGTTTGGATGCCCATAACATAGTGAGGCCAAGATATTTGCTTTCAGATTACACTACGTCTCTACAGGAGCTTTCGTATGACAACGTGGAGAAGCTAAAGAAGGAACGGGAGAGAGAATCGCgtagaaagaaaagaggacAGAtgagaattggaagaagggGAGGACTGGTTCTTCCAGATCTTCACGACCTTCCTAAGACCTTCCGTACACCTGTACCTAACAGTGTTTTGCCGGGAGGTGTGGATTTGGGTCATCCCACCGATTCGTATCTCGAATATCCTATATCGATTGAGATTCCACAGCGACAGTTGAAAGCTTTGGATGAATATAAGAAGGAGCAGGCCAGATTGaaagaacaggaaagaCTGGAACAGTTAGAACTACACAAGAGACGCGAAATGGAAAGAGTTCAAGGACAGCAGTTGATACAGAGGGCTCGGGTTAAAATGAGACTTCCTGAAGGATTACAGAGCAAAGTTACTTACCGCAACGAGTATGAAAAGGCATTTGTGGTTAAGATTCGGTTTGTGTAG